The Urbifossiella limnaea genome has a window encoding:
- a CDS encoding reverse transcriptase N-terminal domain-containing protein, which yields MGDHGRSNGPTGPTDWNAIDWRRANRVVRNLRQRIFRAARENDLKKVRSLQKLMLRSWSNVVLGVRRATQQNRGRNTPGVDKVLVKTPTARGKLVETMTGQQVWRARPVRRVYIPKANGKLRPLGIPTILDRCRQAVVKNALEPEWEARFEGSSYGFRPGRGCHDAMARIYQLAKGTCTRRWVVDADIKGAFDLAS from the coding sequence ATGGGCGACCACGGTCGTTCAAACGGACCGACGGGGCCAACCGACTGGAACGCCATCGACTGGCGGCGGGCCAACCGGGTGGTTCGGAACCTGAGACAGCGGATCTTCCGGGCCGCGCGGGAGAACGACCTGAAGAAGGTCCGTTCCCTTCAGAAGTTGATGCTGCGGAGCTGGTCGAACGTCGTCCTCGGCGTGAGGCGGGCGACGCAGCAGAACCGCGGCAGGAACACGCCCGGCGTGGACAAGGTTCTCGTCAAAACCCCCACCGCTCGGGGGAAGCTGGTGGAGACGATGACCGGCCAGCAAGTCTGGCGGGCCAGGCCGGTGCGACGGGTGTACATTCCCAAGGCCAACGGCAAGCTCCGACCCCTCGGGATTCCGACCATTCTGGACCGCTGCCGGCAGGCGGTGGTCAAGAACGCGCTGGAGCCCGAGTGGGAGGCCCGGTTCGAGGGATCGAGCTACGGCTTCCGCCCGGGTCGCGGGTGCCACGATGCCATGGCACGGATCTACCAACTCGCCAAGGGGACGTGTACCCGGCGGTGGGTGGTTGACGCCGACATCAAGGGGGCGTTCGACCTAGCATCTTGA
- a CDS encoding recombinase family protein, whose amino-acid sequence MPVSELITPDHLDRQALIYVRQSSPHQTLTNQESLRLQYALRQRAVECGWPAESVHLIDADLGQSGSTAEGRRGFQDLVTRVTLGQVGIIFSYDVTRLSRNCSDWYQLLDLCGFRRCLIGDRDGIYDPSSINGRLLLGLKGQISELELHTIKARLTAGLINKARRGELALILPVGLVRDELGRVVKHPDREVQSRIELVFASFLRLKSLAKVMRHLNAETLPLPRRDRFGDVAWRRATIRSVGAILRNPAYAGAFAYGRTRSVRTTPGRPAVQKPLPVEQWRVLIRDHHPAYIDWTTLERIAGMIRDNHSEYQRNQTRGAPRRGQALLHGITYCGECGHKMVVQYKSRPTYICNHIRQQHGEPVCQYLPAKPLDAYVIEQFFAALAPAELDLYDRVHGEFRRASDDVRKAREQQLERLRYHASLAERQFHKSDPDNRLVAGELEKRWEAALRELRAAEEEQARLANPPSEIVPLDDATRQALIAAGTSLPQWWRDGRFTREQQKALLRCLIDKVVLHRLAADRVHCRIVWRGGETTSTELPVTTGTLKTMTNFAEMKERILAAAKSGQSDDDIALSLTRDGFRSPRHDRVLPSTVKTIRLKHRILVEKRQSHPRHIRGKWTVPQLAKELKVEKHWLYDRIHKGTITITRDAKTRLYLFPAKPDTLRVLRRLQQGLVNTVRF is encoded by the coding sequence ATGCCAGTGTCCGAATTGATCACGCCCGACCACCTGGACCGACAGGCCCTGATTTACGTCCGCCAGTCGAGCCCGCATCAGACGCTGACCAACCAGGAGAGCCTTCGCCTCCAGTACGCGCTGCGGCAGCGCGCCGTCGAGTGCGGCTGGCCGGCGGAGTCCGTGCATCTCATTGATGCGGACCTGGGCCAGAGCGGCAGTACGGCCGAAGGAAGGCGCGGCTTCCAGGACCTGGTCACACGCGTCACCCTCGGCCAGGTCGGCATCATCTTCTCCTACGACGTCACCCGACTGTCCCGAAACTGTTCCGACTGGTATCAACTCCTCGACCTCTGCGGCTTCCGACGCTGCCTCATCGGCGACCGCGACGGCATCTACGATCCGTCCTCGATCAACGGCCGCCTGTTGCTCGGGCTGAAAGGCCAGATCTCGGAACTGGAACTTCATACCATCAAGGCTCGACTCACCGCCGGGCTGATCAACAAGGCCCGCCGCGGCGAACTGGCTCTCATTCTCCCGGTGGGATTGGTGCGCGACGAATTGGGCCGTGTTGTGAAGCACCCCGATCGCGAGGTACAGTCGCGGATCGAACTGGTGTTCGCGTCGTTCCTGAGGCTGAAATCGCTGGCGAAGGTGATGAGGCATCTGAACGCCGAGACGTTGCCGCTGCCGCGCCGCGATCGCTTCGGCGACGTCGCCTGGCGGCGGGCGACCATCAGAAGCGTCGGCGCGATCCTTCGCAATCCCGCGTACGCAGGTGCCTTCGCCTACGGCCGCACGCGCTCGGTCCGGACCACGCCGGGTCGGCCGGCCGTGCAGAAGCCACTGCCCGTCGAGCAGTGGCGCGTTCTCATTCGCGACCACCATCCGGCCTACATCGACTGGACTACCTTGGAGAGAATCGCCGGAATGATCCGCGACAACCACAGCGAGTATCAGCGCAACCAGACGCGCGGAGCCCCGCGCCGCGGACAGGCCCTGCTGCACGGGATCACGTACTGCGGCGAATGCGGGCACAAGATGGTCGTGCAGTACAAGAGCCGGCCGACTTACATCTGCAATCACATCCGCCAGCAGCACGGCGAACCGGTCTGCCAGTACCTGCCCGCGAAGCCACTCGACGCTTACGTCATCGAGCAGTTCTTCGCCGCCCTGGCACCGGCGGAACTCGACCTTTACGACCGCGTTCACGGCGAGTTCCGTCGTGCCTCCGACGATGTCCGCAAGGCCCGCGAGCAACAACTGGAGCGACTTCGCTACCACGCGAGCCTGGCCGAACGGCAGTTTCACAAGTCCGATCCGGACAATCGCCTGGTTGCCGGGGAACTGGAGAAGCGATGGGAGGCCGCGCTGCGGGAACTCCGCGCCGCCGAGGAGGAGCAGGCCCGCCTCGCGAATCCACCGTCGGAGATCGTTCCCCTCGACGACGCCACACGACAAGCCTTGATCGCGGCGGGAACGAGCTTGCCGCAGTGGTGGCGTGACGGCCGCTTCACGCGCGAGCAGCAGAAGGCCTTGCTTCGCTGCCTCATCGACAAGGTCGTGCTGCACCGCCTGGCTGCCGACCGCGTGCATTGTCGAATCGTCTGGCGAGGTGGTGAAACGACGTCCACGGAACTTCCCGTCACGACCGGCACGCTGAAGACCATGACGAACTTCGCCGAGATGAAGGAGCGAATCCTGGCCGCGGCGAAGAGCGGCCAGTCGGACGATGACATCGCACTGTCACTGACTCGCGACGGCTTCCGGTCACCACGACATGACCGCGTGTTACCGAGCACGGTCAAGACGATCCGCCTGAAGCACCGCATCCTGGTCGAGAAGCGGCAATCGCACCCACGTCACATCCGCGGCAAATGGACCGTTCCCCAGTTGGCGAAGGAATTGAAAGTCGAGAAGCACTGGCTATACGATCGCATTCATAAGGGGACGATTACGATCACACGTGATGCGAAAACCCGGTTGTACCTGTTCCCCGCGAAGCCCGATACGCTGCGAGTATTGCGACGACTCCAGCAGGGCCTCGTCAACACCGTTCGTTTTTAG
- a CDS encoding reverse transcriptase domain-containing protein, giving the protein MGYQHHSSFDNIGHEPLMRAVGRFPARELVRQWLKAGYVELGQLHATDAGTPQGGVISPLLANIAFHGMERALGVAYAANGELKPKSPALVRYADDFVVFCHTREEARSCLEKLRSWLGERSLQLSEEKTKLVHLPDGFDFLGFTVRHRAVPSSPSGWRLHIRPSRGSVRRVIDRLREVWRRFLGAPVGGVVRALNPLIRGWANYFRAQCAGKTFAKLEKWMYDREVRYAKRRHPTKSRSWLVRKYWGVPVHGKKDRWVFGDKSTGAYRLRFSWFRQKHHIPVKGTASPDDARLRAYWADRRKCAASDLGRLDQKLALRQRWICPICGDDLLNGEELHRHHRRPRKDGGEDAPENLELLHLYCHQQVHLRDLKSHAGT; this is encoded by the coding sequence ATGGGGTATCAACATCACAGCTCGTTCGACAACATCGGCCACGAGCCGCTGATGCGGGCCGTCGGCCGGTTCCCGGCACGGGAACTGGTCCGGCAATGGCTCAAGGCGGGGTACGTGGAGCTGGGGCAGTTGCACGCGACGGACGCGGGCACGCCTCAGGGTGGGGTCATCAGCCCGCTGCTGGCCAACATCGCCTTCCACGGCATGGAACGGGCGCTGGGGGTCGCGTACGCGGCCAACGGCGAACTGAAGCCGAAGTCCCCGGCTCTCGTTCGGTACGCGGACGACTTCGTGGTGTTCTGCCACACCCGGGAGGAGGCACGGTCGTGCCTGGAGAAGCTGCGGAGCTGGCTGGGCGAGCGGAGCCTTCAACTCTCCGAGGAGAAGACCAAGCTCGTCCACCTGCCCGACGGGTTCGACTTCCTGGGGTTCACGGTCCGACACCGCGCGGTCCCGTCCAGCCCGTCCGGCTGGCGGCTGCACATCCGTCCGAGTCGGGGGTCGGTGCGGCGGGTCATCGACCGGCTGCGCGAGGTCTGGCGGCGGTTCCTCGGAGCCCCCGTCGGCGGCGTGGTCCGGGCGCTGAACCCGCTCATCCGGGGGTGGGCGAACTACTTCCGTGCCCAGTGCGCGGGCAAGACGTTCGCCAAGCTGGAGAAGTGGATGTACGACCGGGAGGTGCGGTACGCCAAGCGACGCCACCCGACGAAGTCCCGCTCCTGGCTGGTGCGGAAGTACTGGGGAGTGCCGGTCCACGGGAAGAAGGACCGATGGGTGTTCGGCGACAAGTCCACCGGGGCTTACCGCCTCCGATTCAGCTGGTTCCGTCAGAAGCATCACATCCCGGTCAAGGGGACGGCCTCACCGGACGACGCACGTCTGAGGGCGTACTGGGCGGACCGCCGGAAGTGCGCCGCCAGTGACCTCGGTCGTCTGGACCAGAAGCTCGCCCTGCGACAACGCTGGATCTGCCCCATCTGTGGTGACGACCTGCTCAACGGGGAGGAGCTGCACCGCCACCACCGACGGCCCAGGAAGGACGGCGGCGAGGACGCCCCGGAGAACCTGGAGTTGCTGCACCTGTACTGCCATCAACAAGTCCATCTCCGGGATCTGAAGTCCCACGCCGGTACGTGA